A genomic region of Bubalus kerabau isolate K-KA32 ecotype Philippines breed swamp buffalo chromosome 10, PCC_UOA_SB_1v2, whole genome shotgun sequence contains the following coding sequences:
- the LOC129620552 gene encoding olfactory receptor 4F3/4F16/4F29-like, translating into MNHSMVSEFVFLGLTNSWEIQLLLFMFSSVFYMASMLGNSLIVLTVMRNPHLHSPMYFLLANLSITDLGVSSVISPKMICDIFRKHKVISFGGCITQIFFIHIIGGVEMVLLIAMAFDRYVAICKPLHYFTIMSRKMCLLLLVAAWIIGFIHSVVQLGFVVKLPICGPNIIDSFYCDFPQFIKLACTDTFRLESMVTTNSGFISLGSFFILIVSYIFILITVRKHSSGSSSKALSTLSTHVMVVILFFGPCIFVYIWPHSTSHLDKFLVVFDTVLTPFLNSVIYTLRNKEMKVAMKKVCSQFIIYRRIS; encoded by the coding sequence ATGAATCACTCCATGGTGTCAGAGTTTGTGTTCCTGGgactcaccaactcctgggagaTCCAACTTCTTCTCTTCATGTTCTCTTCTGTCTTTTACATGGCCAGCATGCTAGGAAACTCCCTCATTGTTCTCACTGTGATGAGGAACCCTCACTTACACTCCCCCATGTACTTTCTGTTGGCCAACCTCTCCATCACCGACCTGGGAGTTTCTTCTGTAATTTCTCCCAAGATGATTTGCGAcatttttagaaaacataaagTCATCTCCTTTGGAGGCTGCATCACACAAATCTTCTTCATCCATATCATTGGTGGTGTGGAGATGGTGCTTCTTATCGCCATGGCCTTTGACAGATATGTTGCCATATGTAAGCCTCTCCACTATTTCACTATTATGAGCAGAAAAATGTGTCTTCTGCTTCTTGTTGCTGCATGGATAATTGGCTTTATTCACTCTGTGGTTCAACTGGGTTTTGTTGTAAAATTGCCAATCTGTGGCCCTAATATAATTGATAGCTTTTACTGTGACTTTCCTCAGTTCATCAAACTTGCCTGCACAGACACCttcaggctagagtccatggtcACAACCAACAGTGGATTCATATCCCTGGGATCATTCTTCATATTGATTGTCTCCTACATTTTTATCCTCATCACTGTTCGGAAACACTCTTCAGGTAGCTCATCTAAGGCCCTCTCCACTTTGTCAACTCATGTCATGGTGGTGATTTTGTTCTTCGGTCCTTGCATCTTTGTTTACATCTGGCCTCACTCCACGTCACACCTAGACAAATTCCTTGTTGTTTTTGATACAGTTCTCACCCCTTTTTTAAATTCAGTCATCTATACATTGaggaacaaagaaatgaaagtggcaATGAAGAAAGTATGCAGTCAATTTATTATTTACAGAAGGATTTCTTAA